Genomic segment of Neofelis nebulosa isolate mNeoNeb1 chromosome 17, mNeoNeb1.pri, whole genome shotgun sequence:
GGCTCCGGCAGGCAATGGGCCCTGGACCTGGGCGCCAGGCCGAAGTATTGAATTTGAATCCCCTTTCACTGGTGTAGGTTCGTGGTTTACAGCTACAAGTATGTGCACGAGGACGGCCGAGTGTCCTACCCCTTGTGTTTCATCTTCTCCAGCCCCGTGGGTGAGACACAGCTGACACCTGTCCTGATAAAGGGGGGGTCTTAGATGCTGTGTGTGCGGCATGTGAGAGTGTGTATGTGGGTGCAGGTACGTGTGAGCGGGCactgtgtgaatgtgtgtatacGTGACTTGGTGAGTACGGGAGCGTGTGGCGCatgtggtgtgtgcgtgtgtgtggtgtgtgggtgTTGGGAgggcagcggggtgggggtgggggctcagaTTCTTTAAGAATCCACCCATACTCCTCAGTCCCAAGGTGTATAAGCAAGTtagcctcttccttttccttagaAGCCCTGTCTGGCCTCTAAACCATCTCCAGGAACCCTCGGAATAGCAAGCCCCCAAACAAGTCCCAAAACTCTGAGTAGAGCTTCAAGAGACCACCTTGGAACAGCTCCCAAGACCCCTAGAAAAACTTCAGGGCCTGTATGACGTTGCTAGGGCCTTAGTGATAACCGGGGTCCCCCAGTTATgctcccttctcctttttcccatGCAGGCTGCAAGCCTGAGCAACAAATGATGTATGCGGGGAGTAAAAACAGATTGGTGCAGACGGCGGAGCTCACGAAGgtctgggcctggggctggggctccccAGTGttagggaggaggagggggagggtctGGGCTTCCAGGTCTGAGGGAGGATGGGCTGGGGGTCCGGGACTCCAattctgagggaggaaggggccagcGTGCTCGCCCTCTGAGTTCCTGATTGGATCCCAACGCTGAGACCTCTCCCCGCCCAGGTGTTTGAAATCCGCACCACTGAAGACCTCACCGAGGCCTGGCTCCAAGAGAAGTTGTCTTTCTTTCGTTGACCTCTGGGTTGGGGAACTGAAATCCTCATGTCTGAATTCCTGAAGAGACGGGGGACTCGGACCCCTAAGGACCTGAACATCCGAAAccctaaagaaattaaaatgc
This window contains:
- the GMFG gene encoding glia maturation factor gamma isoform X4 yields the protein MKVDKGRQMVVLEEEFQNISPEELKTELPERQPRFVVYSYKYVHEDGRVSYPLCFIFSSPVGCKPEQQMMYAGSKNRLVQTAELTKVFEIRTTEDLTEAWLQEKLSFFR
- the GMFG gene encoding glia maturation factor gamma isoform X3 → MSDSLVVCEVDPELKEKLRQFRFRKETDNAAIIMKVDKGRQMVVLEEEFQNISPEELKTELPERQPRFVVYSYKYVHEDGRVSYPLCFIFSSPVGCKPEQQMMYAGSKNRLVQTAELTKVFEIRTTEDLTEAWLQEKLSFFR